The genome window TTTGGGCACAATCGACAACGCGATCAGCTGGCTTGAGTCTGTGATGCTCGCCGCTGGTGTTTTGTTGATGGCCGCCAATACGATTGCCAATGTCGTGGGCCGTTTCGTTTTCCAAAGCTCGATCTTCTTTTCCGAAGAACTGAACAGCATCCTGATCATCCTCATCACCTTCGCGGGCATTTCATATGCCGCGCGACATGGGCGGCATATCCGCATGTCGGCGATTTTCGACGCCCTGCCGCCACGGCCCCGCAAGGTGCTGATGATCTTTATCGCCTTTGTCACCGCCGTCTTCATGTTCGGCCTCGCGTGGTACGCGCTGCAATATATCATGACCCAAGCAGGGCGCGGGCGCCTGTTGCCAGCGCTGCAAGTCCCGGTCTGGTGGACGCTGGTCTGGGTGCCCTTCGGCTTTTTCATGACGGGGCTGCAATACCTGCTGACCGCCATCAAAAACATTATTGAGCCTGACATTTACCTGTCGACCAG of Sulfitobacter sp. DSM 110093 contains these proteins:
- a CDS encoding TRAP transporter small permease, whose translation is MTPVTEDNHSSQLQSQTDTTGTDDAPVGTYKSTLPGPLGTIDNAISWLESVMLAAGVLLMAANTIANVVGRFVFQSSIFFSEELNSILIILITFAGISYAARHGRHIRMSAIFDALPPRPRKVLMIFIAFVTAVFMFGLAWYALQYIMTQAGRGRLLPALQVPVWWTLVWVPFGFFMTGLQYLLTAIKNIIEPDIYLSTSVLEGYDDNEREV